One Azospirillum sp. TSA2s genomic region harbors:
- the glcE gene encoding glycolate oxidase subunit GlcE: MTITTLKPETAAQVTDAVRWALSAGEPLEILGSGSRRGLGRPVQAGHVLDLSGLSGVIAYEPEELVLTALAGTPMDTIRVLLADRGQHLAFEPPEGGTLGGLVASGLAGPRRISAGSARDHTLGIAGVSGRAEAYKGGGKVVKNVTGYDVPKLMAGSFGTLTALTEITVKVLPAPEDTATLLLFGLDDAAAVAMLDRALRSPYEVSGAAHLPAATAARSGVADVAGAGGAVTLVRLEGFGPSVAARVTMLREELRADAVLGRDLSLALWREVRDGGTGDNASHLWKLSVPPSTGPSTVETIRRTLDVEVFYDWGGGLVWLTAPPDAAATIRAALSAGGHATLVRAPEAVRAATDVFQPLPEPLMALSRRVKESFDPKGILNPGRMYAGL; encoded by the coding sequence ATGACCATCACCACATTGAAGCCGGAGACCGCCGCGCAGGTGACCGACGCGGTGCGCTGGGCTCTGTCGGCCGGCGAACCGCTGGAAATCCTGGGCAGCGGCAGCCGCCGCGGGCTGGGCCGCCCGGTGCAGGCCGGCCACGTGCTCGACCTGTCGGGCCTGTCCGGTGTCATCGCCTATGAGCCGGAGGAACTGGTGCTGACCGCGCTGGCCGGCACGCCGATGGACACCATCCGCGTCCTGCTGGCCGACCGTGGGCAGCATCTGGCCTTCGAGCCTCCCGAAGGAGGAACTTTGGGCGGTCTGGTCGCCAGCGGGCTGGCCGGTCCGCGCCGCATTTCCGCCGGATCGGCCCGCGACCACACGCTGGGGATCGCCGGCGTCAGCGGCCGGGCCGAGGCCTACAAGGGCGGCGGCAAGGTGGTGAAGAACGTCACCGGCTATGATGTGCCCAAGCTGATGGCGGGCTCCTTCGGCACGCTGACCGCGCTGACCGAGATTACGGTCAAGGTGCTGCCGGCGCCGGAGGACACCGCGACTCTGCTGCTGTTCGGGCTGGACGACGCGGCGGCGGTGGCGATGCTCGACCGCGCGCTGCGCAGCCCCTACGAGGTGTCGGGCGCCGCCCATCTGCCGGCGGCGACCGCCGCGCGGTCGGGGGTGGCCGACGTGGCGGGAGCGGGCGGGGCGGTGACGCTGGTGCGTCTGGAGGGCTTCGGCCCCTCGGTCGCCGCGCGCGTCACCATGCTGCGCGAGGAACTGCGGGCCGACGCCGTGCTGGGCCGCGACCTGTCGCTGGCGCTCTGGCGCGAGGTTCGGGATGGGGGCACGGGTGACAACGCCTCCCACCTCTGGAAACTCTCCGTTCCCCCCTCCACCGGCCCCTCCACCGTTGAGACCATCCGCCGGACGCTCGACGTCGAGGTCTTCTATGACTGGGGCGGCGGGCTGGTCTGGCTGACGGCGCCGCCCGACGCGGCGGCAACCATCCGTGCGGCTCTCTCCGCCGGCGGCCACGCCACGCTGGTGCGGGCGCCGGAGGCGGTGCGCGCGGCGACGGACGTGTTCCAGCCCTTGCCCGAGCCGCTGATGGCGCTCAGCCGCCGGGTCAAGGAGAGCTTCGACCCCAAGGGCATCCTCAACCCCGGCCGCATGTATGCGGGGCTGTAA
- the glcF gene encoding glycolate oxidase subunit GlcF, with the protein MQTNFSLAQLADAAIRESDQILRKCVHCGFCTATCPTYTILGDELDSPRGRIYQIKDMLEKGGPPPDTTVKHIDRCLSCLSCMTTCPSGVHYMHLVDHARAHIEATHSRPPADRAVRDLLARVLPNPRLFRMALLGASLGASLGRPFRVMLPKRLSAMLSLTPSSVPPPSYSDRPGTHPAEGPRRKRVALLIGCAQQVLAPQINEATIRLLTRHGVEVVVSKGADCCGALTHHMGKEDLAHAAAKKTIDAWTKEIDGEGLDAIVINASGCGTSVKDYGHMFREDSAYAAKAARVASLAKDVTELMDEIGLARPVVETGQAVAYHSACSMQHGQRIKEPPRALLRAAGFLVKEIPDAHLCCGSAGTYNMLQPELAGELRDRKVAAIESTQAQAVAAGNLGCITQIASGTGLPVVHTVELLDWATGGPMPDALAGRAAFRQGGARAA; encoded by the coding sequence ATGCAAACGAACTTCTCGCTGGCCCAACTGGCCGATGCCGCGATCCGCGAATCGGACCAGATCTTGCGCAAATGCGTGCATTGCGGCTTCTGCACCGCGACCTGTCCGACCTACACCATCCTGGGTGACGAGCTGGACAGCCCGCGCGGCCGCATCTACCAGATCAAGGACATGCTGGAGAAGGGCGGCCCGCCGCCCGACACCACGGTCAAGCACATCGACCGCTGCCTGTCCTGCCTGTCCTGCATGACGACCTGCCCGTCAGGCGTCCATTACATGCATCTGGTCGATCATGCCCGCGCCCATATCGAGGCGACCCACAGCCGTCCGCCGGCCGACCGGGCGGTGCGCGACCTGCTGGCGCGGGTGCTGCCCAACCCGCGGCTGTTCCGGATGGCCCTGCTGGGCGCGTCGCTGGGCGCCTCCCTGGGCCGGCCGTTCCGCGTCATGCTGCCGAAGCGGCTGTCGGCCATGCTGTCGCTGACCCCGTCCAGCGTCCCGCCTCCGAGCTACAGCGACCGGCCCGGCACCCATCCGGCGGAAGGACCGCGCAGGAAGCGCGTGGCCCTGCTGATCGGCTGCGCCCAGCAGGTGCTGGCGCCGCAGATCAACGAGGCGACCATCCGCCTGCTGACCCGCCACGGGGTGGAGGTGGTGGTGTCCAAGGGCGCCGACTGCTGCGGCGCCTTGACGCACCACATGGGCAAGGAGGACCTCGCCCACGCCGCCGCAAAGAAGACCATCGACGCCTGGACGAAGGAGATCGACGGCGAGGGGCTGGACGCCATCGTCATCAACGCATCGGGCTGCGGCACCAGCGTCAAGGATTACGGCCACATGTTCCGCGAGGACTCCGCCTATGCCGCCAAGGCGGCACGGGTGGCGTCGCTGGCGAAGGACGTGACCGAACTGATGGACGAGATCGGCTTGGCCCGGCCGGTGGTGGAGACGGGGCAGGCGGTCGCCTACCACTCCGCCTGTTCGATGCAGCATGGCCAGCGCATCAAGGAGCCGCCGCGCGCCCTGCTGCGTGCCGCCGGCTTCCTGGTGAAGGAGATTCCGGACGCCCATCTCTGCTGCGGGTCGGCCGGCACCTACAACATGCTGCAGCCGGAACTGGCGGGGGAACTGCGCGACCGCAAGGTCGCCGCCATCGAAAGCACGCAGGCCCAGGCGGTGGCGGCCGGCAATCTCGGCTGCATCACCCAGATCGCGTCGGGCACCGGACTGCCGGTGGTCCACACGGTGGAGTTGCTGGATTGGGCGACCGGCGGCCCGATGCCCGACGCGCTGGCCGGCCGCGCCGCCTTCCGCCAGGGTGGCGCACGGGCGGCCTGA
- the pcsA gene encoding phosphatidylcholine synthase, with amino-acid sequence MSAAYGITQRLSAWGVHIFTASGAVLGLLGLLAAAAGDAKLCLMWLGIALVVDGVDGTLARRVSVKQVLPGIDGSALDLVIDYLTYVVVPAVFMHRFGLLPEGLISIALAAWVLLTALYCFANVGMKSGDNYFVGFPAIWNVVALYLWLLDLSPWFNAAVVVALGLLTFTTVKFLHPFRVKALMPLNIGVTTVWLLCCIALVVLEPARPGWLFGLWLATSVYYAAVCAWRTLRGP; translated from the coding sequence ATGAGCGCCGCCTACGGAATCACCCAACGCCTGTCGGCTTGGGGTGTTCACATCTTCACGGCCAGCGGCGCCGTGCTGGGGCTGCTCGGTCTGCTGGCGGCGGCGGCGGGTGACGCCAAGCTGTGCCTGATGTGGCTGGGCATCGCGCTGGTCGTCGACGGCGTCGACGGCACGCTGGCCCGCCGCGTCTCGGTCAAGCAGGTGCTGCCGGGCATCGACGGGTCGGCGCTGGACCTCGTGATCGACTACCTGACCTATGTCGTCGTGCCGGCGGTGTTCATGCACCGCTTCGGCCTCCTGCCGGAGGGGCTGATCAGCATCGCGCTGGCCGCCTGGGTCCTGCTGACCGCGCTCTATTGCTTCGCCAATGTCGGGATGAAGAGCGGCGACAATTATTTCGTCGGCTTCCCGGCGATCTGGAACGTCGTGGCCCTCTATCTGTGGCTGCTCGACCTCAGCCCCTGGTTCAACGCTGCGGTGGTGGTGGCGCTGGGGCTGCTGACCTTCACCACGGTCAAGTTCCTGCATCCCTTCCGCGTCAAGGCGCTGATGCCGCTGAACATCGGCGTCACCACGGTCTGGCTGCTCTGCTGCATCGCGCTGGTGGTGCTGGAGCCGGCGCGGCCGGGCTGGCTGTTCGGCCTGTGGCTGGCGACCTCGGTCTATTACGCCGCGGTCTGCGCCTGGCGGACTCTGCGCGGTCCCTGA
- a CDS encoding cation diffusion facilitator family transporter, whose amino-acid sequence MAEGSTKVVLAALGGNLMIALTKFVASAMTGSAAMFSEAIHSVVDSGNQLLLLYGIRRARRPPTPQHPFGHGREVYFWSFVVAVLLFGIGAGLSVYDGWHALSNPEPVESPWVNFAVLGFAVLFEGFSWFVALREFRRTQSGVGILSALHRSKNPSVFVVLLEDTAALIGLLIAGIGLYLGEVTGNPIYDAYASIAIGVVLAIVAALLAYESKGLLIGESADRRIVEGIRRIVGEEARVKRPLDVLTMHMGPDDVLLNLSVEFQDSLNAREVEDAVCTLESRIRSQYPVVRRIFVEAESLRARRGRQEDGRQADDGTAPAQGLPAE is encoded by the coding sequence TTGGCCGAAGGTTCCACCAAGGTCGTGCTCGCCGCGCTCGGCGGCAATCTGATGATTGCGCTGACCAAGTTCGTCGCCAGCGCGATGACCGGCAGCGCCGCCATGTTCAGCGAGGCGATCCATTCCGTCGTCGACAGCGGCAACCAACTGCTGCTGCTCTACGGTATCCGCCGCGCCCGCCGTCCGCCGACGCCGCAGCATCCCTTCGGCCATGGGCGCGAGGTGTATTTCTGGTCCTTCGTGGTTGCCGTGCTGCTGTTCGGCATCGGCGCCGGCCTGTCCGTCTATGACGGCTGGCACGCCCTGTCCAACCCGGAGCCGGTGGAAAGCCCTTGGGTGAATTTCGCCGTGCTGGGCTTCGCCGTGCTGTTCGAAGGCTTTTCCTGGTTCGTCGCGCTGCGCGAGTTCCGCCGCACCCAGAGCGGCGTCGGCATCCTGTCGGCGCTCCACCGCTCGAAGAACCCGTCGGTCTTCGTCGTCCTGCTGGAGGACACCGCGGCGCTGATCGGCCTGCTGATCGCCGGCATCGGCCTGTATCTGGGCGAGGTGACCGGCAACCCCATCTACGACGCCTATGCCTCCATCGCCATCGGCGTCGTGCTGGCGATCGTCGCCGCGCTGCTCGCCTACGAGTCGAAGGGACTGCTGATCGGCGAGTCGGCCGACCGCCGCATCGTCGAGGGCATCCGCCGCATCGTCGGCGAGGAGGCGCGGGTGAAGCGCCCGCTCGACGTGCTGACCATGCATATGGGCCCCGACGACGTGCTGCTGAACCTGTCGGTGGAGTTCCAGGACAGCCTGAACGCCCGCGAGGTGGAGGACGCCGTCTGCACGCTGGAAAGCCGCATCCGCAGCCAATACCCGGTCGTCCGCCGAATCTTCGTCGAGGCCGAGTCGCTGCGCGCCCGCCGGGGCCGGCAGGAAGATGGCCGGCAGGCGGATGACGGAACCGCCCCGGCGCAGGGGCTTCCCGCCGAGTGA
- a CDS encoding DUF72 domain-containing protein — MATAHPIRIGTAGWSIPKLSAPAFPVEGTHLERTARVMPMTEVNSSFYRPHKPETWARWAASTPLGFRFAVKLPKAISHEARLVGTEAALDRFLAEAGMLGDRFGPLLVQLPPSLRFDRGVAEDFFALLRARFDGDVVCEPRHASWFTDAAEALLAAHRVARVAADPAPVPGAGEPGGWDGMRYWRLHGSPVIYRSAYEPAVLDALAEKLSAEAALRPVWCVFDNTADFHAVDDALATMARLGMEPPVAQR; from the coding sequence ATGGCGACGGCCCACCCGATCCGCATCGGCACCGCCGGCTGGAGCATCCCAAAGCTCTCGGCCCCGGCCTTCCCGGTCGAGGGCACCCATCTGGAACGCACCGCCCGCGTCATGCCGATGACCGAGGTGAACAGCAGCTTCTATCGCCCGCACAAGCCGGAGACTTGGGCGCGCTGGGCGGCCTCCACCCCGCTCGGCTTCCGCTTCGCGGTGAAGCTGCCCAAGGCGATCAGCCACGAAGCCCGGCTGGTCGGCACGGAGGCGGCGCTGGACCGCTTCCTGGCTGAGGCCGGGATGCTGGGCGACCGTTTCGGTCCGCTACTGGTCCAACTGCCGCCCAGCCTGCGGTTCGACCGTGGAGTGGCGGAGGATTTCTTCGCCCTGCTGCGTGCCCGTTTCGACGGCGACGTGGTGTGCGAGCCGCGCCACGCCTCCTGGTTCACCGACGCGGCCGAAGCGCTGCTGGCCGCCCATCGCGTCGCCCGCGTCGCCGCCGATCCTGCCCCGGTGCCGGGAGCCGGCGAGCCGGGCGGCTGGGATGGGATGCGGTACTGGCGGCTGCACGGGTCGCCGGTGATCTACCGCTCCGCCTACGAGCCGGCGGTGCTTGACGCGCTGGCCGAGAAGCTGTCGGCGGAGGCGGCGTTGCGGCCGGTCTGGTGCGTCTTCGACAACACCGCCGACTTCCACGCCGTCGACGACGCGCTGGCGACGATGGCGCGGCTGGGAATGGAACCGCCCGTCGCCCAGCGCTGA
- a CDS encoding DUF2339 domain-containing protein yields the protein MEFVVLLLIFGFITHRLDRRLKAQAAEIALLRGRLDKALAGALTGALPPTAAEAAAADEAVPEVEALPEEEVGEPVFASEAEEAVASPPPEPAAPAPARAGWRELEESLASRWLIWLGGGTMALAAAFFIKLSVDHGWLGPSVRVALGLLAGFGLMVGGEWLRRRPMQRAVAALQPDYVPPALTAAGLFTAFISVYGGFALFGLFAPLVAFALLAALSLIGIGLSLLQGPLIAALGLLAGYVSPLLVSTDNPDAWGLFAYLLALNGAGMAVVLYRGWRWLGWGALTGAALWPLLWLIDPWRSGDALPTGIYLLLTSALFLVPAVLGVLDQTPPEPAPATGWRRALPDWIRRKQRHPADRLAMMAMRVFGLLVAAVTWIDDHGAVSLVALGLFALLAMVAGRRTERIAGVAWIAALSVLLALAPWSLPYVPASPPPLNADGQPLIVADPAGYPAAVAHFLWVAGGFAALFGIGGFIALWEARRAALWASLSALVPLALLTLAYALVAPPETAIGWPAAALGLAALLVGATTPLARHRHRPGASLGLAAFAAGATGAIALGATMVLQEAWLTVALAMQVPVLAWLERQLNLRELRGVTLLVAVAVLVRLAVNPYVLDYEGYGWIAYGYGLPALGFLTAARWMRSAPDGQDKGGRGDDLVVMVLEAGALIFTTLMLSLGIHRWMTGSLDEAPSTLAEVALHTLSWLGLALLLAADRRWSARPVAVWGRRLLVLLAAFNAVFLHLTALNPLWNDEWVGTWPVVNRLLLAYGAPAVLGLVYLWYDPPPSRSLRSAAPVLPLLLIATNLALEIRRAFQGPVLSGYEMSDAEWYSYSAGFLLFAVAMLVVGIRFGWGWMRHAGLVLVLAVVAKVFLSDMSDLEGMYRVASFLGLGLCLVGTGWLYQRLLRPPPAGAPSEPPLPPTDDLLDQRTH from the coding sequence ATGGAGTTCGTCGTCCTACTGCTGATCTTCGGCTTCATCACCCATCGGCTGGACCGGCGGTTGAAGGCACAGGCGGCTGAAATCGCTCTCCTGCGCGGCAGGCTGGACAAGGCGCTGGCCGGCGCGCTGACCGGTGCCTTGCCCCCCACCGCCGCCGAAGCCGCAGCAGCCGACGAGGCCGTCCCAGAGGTCGAAGCACTTCCCGAGGAGGAGGTCGGCGAACCGGTCTTCGCGTCCGAAGCGGAAGAAGCGGTGGCCTCTCCGCCACCGGAACCCGCCGCACCGGCGCCGGCGCGGGCGGGTTGGCGCGAGTTGGAGGAATCGCTGGCATCGCGCTGGCTGATCTGGCTCGGCGGCGGCACCATGGCGCTGGCGGCGGCCTTCTTCATCAAGCTGTCGGTCGATCACGGCTGGCTCGGGCCGAGCGTCCGCGTCGCGCTCGGGCTGCTCGCCGGCTTCGGGCTGATGGTGGGGGGAGAGTGGCTGCGCCGCCGGCCGATGCAGCGCGCCGTCGCCGCCCTGCAGCCGGATTACGTGCCGCCGGCGCTGACCGCCGCCGGCCTGTTCACGGCCTTCATCAGCGTCTATGGCGGATTCGCCCTGTTCGGACTGTTCGCGCCGCTGGTCGCCTTCGCGTTGCTGGCCGCCCTGTCGCTGATCGGCATCGGGCTGTCGCTGCTGCAGGGGCCGCTCATCGCGGCTTTGGGGCTGCTGGCCGGCTATGTCTCTCCCCTGCTGGTGTCGACGGACAATCCCGACGCCTGGGGCCTGTTCGCCTATCTGCTGGCGCTGAACGGGGCGGGGATGGCGGTGGTGCTGTATCGCGGCTGGCGCTGGCTCGGCTGGGGCGCGCTGACCGGCGCGGCCCTTTGGCCGCTGCTTTGGCTGATCGACCCCTGGCGCAGCGGCGACGCGCTGCCGACCGGCATCTATCTGCTGCTGACCTCGGCGCTGTTCCTGGTGCCGGCGGTGCTGGGCGTGCTGGACCAGACGCCGCCGGAGCCCGCCCCCGCCACCGGCTGGCGCCGCGCGCTGCCCGACTGGATCCGGCGCAAGCAGCGCCATCCCGCCGACCGGCTGGCGATGATGGCGATGCGGGTGTTCGGCCTGCTGGTCGCTGCGGTCACCTGGATCGACGACCATGGCGCGGTGTCGCTGGTCGCGCTCGGCCTGTTCGCCCTGTTGGCGATGGTCGCCGGCCGGCGGACGGAGCGGATCGCCGGCGTCGCCTGGATCGCCGCGCTGAGCGTGCTGCTGGCGCTGGCGCCCTGGAGCCTGCCCTATGTCCCCGCCAGCCCGCCGCCGCTGAACGCGGACGGCCAGCCGCTGATCGTTGCCGATCCGGCCGGCTATCCGGCGGCGGTCGCGCATTTCCTGTGGGTGGCGGGCGGATTCGCCGCCCTGTTCGGCATCGGCGGCTTCATCGCCCTGTGGGAGGCGCGGCGGGCGGCGCTGTGGGCGTCCCTGTCGGCGCTGGTGCCGCTGGCCCTGCTGACGCTGGCCTATGCCCTGGTGGCGCCGCCGGAGACCGCCATCGGCTGGCCGGCCGCGGCGCTGGGGCTTGCCGCTCTGCTGGTCGGCGCCACCACGCCGCTGGCCCGCCACCGCCACCGGCCGGGCGCCTCGCTGGGGCTGGCCGCCTTCGCCGCCGGAGCCACCGGTGCCATCGCGCTCGGCGCCACCATGGTCTTGCAGGAGGCGTGGCTGACCGTGGCGCTGGCGATGCAAGTGCCGGTGCTGGCATGGCTGGAGCGGCAACTGAACCTGCGCGAGCTGCGCGGCGTCACCCTGCTGGTGGCGGTCGCGGTGCTGGTGCGGCTGGCGGTCAATCCGTATGTGCTGGATTACGAAGGCTATGGCTGGATCGCCTACGGCTATGGGCTGCCGGCGCTGGGATTCCTGACGGCGGCGCGCTGGATGCGCTCGGCGCCGGATGGCCAAGATAAGGGCGGCAGAGGCGACGATCTGGTGGTGATGGTGCTGGAGGCCGGCGCCCTGATCTTCACCACCCTGATGCTGTCGCTGGGCATTCACCGCTGGATGACCGGCAGCCTGGATGAGGCGCCGTCCACCCTGGCGGAGGTGGCGCTGCACACCCTGTCCTGGCTCGGCCTCGCCCTGCTGCTGGCGGCCGACCGGCGGTGGAGCGCGCGGCCCGTAGCGGTGTGGGGCCGGCGCCTGCTGGTGCTGCTGGCCGCCTTCAACGCCGTCTTCCTGCATCTGACCGCGCTGAACCCGCTGTGGAACGACGAATGGGTCGGCACCTGGCCGGTGGTCAACCGGCTGCTGCTGGCCTATGGCGCGCCGGCCGTGCTGGGGCTGGTCTATCTGTGGTACGACCCGCCGCCGTCGCGGTCCTTGCGCAGCGCAGCTCCGGTGCTGCCGCTGCTGCTGATCGCCACCAATCTGGCGCTGGAGATCCGCCGCGCCTTCCAGGGTCCGGTCCTGTCCGGCTACGAGATGTCGGACGCCGAATGGTACAGCTATTCCGCCGGCTTCCTGCTGTTCGCGGTGGCGATGCTGGTGGTGGGGATCCGCTTCGGCTGGGGCTGGATGCGCCATGCCGGGCTTGTCCTCGTGCTGGCGGTGGTCGCCAAGGTGTTCCTCAGCGACATGTCCGACCTGGAGGGGATGTACCGCGTCGCCTCTTTCCTCGGCCTCGGCCTCTGTCTGGTCGGCACCGGCTGGCTCTATCAGCGGCTGCTGCGCCCGCCGCCGGCCGGTGCGCCTTCGGAGCCGCCGCTCCCACCCACAGATGATCTGTTGGACCAACGGACGCATTGA